The Virgibacillus siamensis genome includes a region encoding these proteins:
- a CDS encoding PP2C family protein-serine/threonine phosphatase — MDMLNTDAANYKQFLKHYIQSLDEQSLYGAEQISKTFIKNGVPPEEIVNLHNQALVELYPDIPEHIWHSMNFLLETMISYGLALQDYQALREQQLELRSEISLAAGMQDTLLATTKPSIDNLDIGVVSVPAHQMNGDYHHFIKGKDGSLGIALADVIGKGIPAALCMSMIKYSMDSFSEETMSPRSILKNLNRAVERNVDPSMFITMFYAQYLPAEKKLLYSSAGHEPGFYYNAATDSFEEIETKGLVLGVSPDSNYKQYERVIEKGDMVILLTDGVTECRQGERFIETEEILETIKSYSHLSAQEMVTGVYKHFERLQGFQLRDDFTLIILRQEV, encoded by the coding sequence ATGGATATGTTAAATACGGATGCAGCTAATTATAAGCAATTTCTCAAACATTATATCCAAAGTTTAGATGAGCAGTCCCTTTACGGGGCAGAACAAATCAGCAAGACATTTATTAAAAATGGTGTTCCTCCTGAAGAAATTGTTAATTTGCATAATCAGGCTTTGGTGGAATTATACCCTGACATACCGGAACACATTTGGCATTCGATGAATTTTTTATTGGAGACAATGATTTCGTATGGTCTTGCATTACAGGATTATCAGGCATTAAGAGAACAGCAGCTGGAACTCAGATCGGAAATTTCATTAGCAGCCGGTATGCAGGACACACTGCTGGCTACAACAAAACCATCCATTGATAACTTGGACATCGGGGTGGTTAGTGTCCCCGCCCACCAGATGAATGGCGATTACCACCATTTCATCAAAGGGAAAGACGGGTCACTTGGAATAGCGCTTGCTGATGTTATTGGAAAGGGTATCCCTGCTGCATTATGCATGTCCATGATTAAATATTCAATGGACAGTTTTTCAGAAGAGACAATGAGTCCAAGGTCTATTTTGAAAAACCTGAACCGTGCTGTAGAACGAAACGTTGATCCAAGCATGTTTATCACCATGTTTTATGCACAATACCTTCCGGCTGAAAAGAAACTCCTATATTCTTCTGCAGGCCATGAACCTGGATTTTATTACAATGCCGCAACTGATTCTTTTGAAGAAATTGAGACAAAAGGCCTCGTTCTCGGTGTATCACCGGATTCCAACTACAAGCAGTATGAACGTGTCATCGAAAAAGGTGATATGGTAATTTTGTTAACGGATGGCGTTACCGAATGCAGGCAGGGGGAACGGTTTATTGAGACAGAAGAAATTCTGGAGACCATTAAATCGTATTCCCATTTATCTGCACAGGAAATGGTAACTGGTGTATATAAGCATTTTGAACGGCTGCAGGGTTTTCAGCTTCGGGATGATTTCACATTAATCATTTTAAGGCAGGAAGTTTAG
- a CDS encoding CopG family ribbon-helix-helix protein yields MSESIQEILVRLPKNLINEVDGLMKYEQSDLSDFICQATRNYLEYKKDEHIQQFRESMQQGYEEMARINLKIASEAFQAEEEAEKNTLERSVIGV; encoded by the coding sequence TTGTCAGAGAGCATACAGGAAATTTTAGTACGACTACCAAAAAACCTGATAAATGAGGTGGATGGATTAATGAAGTATGAGCAGAGCGATTTAAGTGACTTCATATGTCAAGCCACAAGAAATTACTTGGAATATAAAAAAGATGAGCACATTCAGCAATTTCGCGAATCCATGCAGCAAGGTTATGAAGAAATGGCCAGAATTAATCTGAAAATAGCTTCGGAAGCATTTCAGGCAGAAGAAGAGGCCGAAAAAAACACCCTAGAACGCTCTGTGATCGGGGTGTAA
- a CDS encoding STAS domain-containing protein, with product MELKIDVRNEETKSTVLLTGEIDAYTAPRLKSTILPLTKESGQTVEVNMEDVNYMDSTGLGVFISALKSTKETDSHLKLVNLQSRVARLFKITGLDEIIDIDTAIRGGNE from the coding sequence ATGGAACTAAAGATAGATGTCAGGAATGAAGAGACAAAATCGACAGTCCTTTTGACCGGGGAAATTGATGCATATACAGCCCCACGACTTAAAAGTACGATATTGCCGCTGACGAAGGAATCCGGGCAAACCGTTGAAGTTAATATGGAAGATGTAAATTATATGGACAGCACAGGACTCGGTGTTTTTATTAGTGCGTTGAAATCAACAAAAGAGACAGACAGTCACCTGAAGCTCGTCAATCTGCAGTCCCGTGTTGCACGGTTGTTTAAAATCACTGGTTTGGATGAAATTATAGACATTGATACCGCAATCAGAGGTGGGAATGAATAA
- a CDS encoding type II toxin-antitoxin system PemK/MazF family toxin, producing MIVQRGEVYFADLSPVVGSEQGGIRPVLILQNDIGNRFSPTVIVAAITAQIQKAKLPTHVEIDAKRYGFDRNSVILLEQIRTLDKQRLTDKITKLDNAMMEKIDKALEISLGLKDMYDH from the coding sequence TTGATCGTTCAACGGGGCGAAGTATATTTCGCCGACTTATCACCCGTTGTAGGATCCGAACAGGGAGGTATCCGCCCGGTTTTGATTCTGCAAAACGATATAGGAAACCGGTTCAGTCCTACAGTTATTGTTGCTGCAATTACTGCACAGATTCAGAAGGCCAAATTGCCGACCCATGTAGAAATTGATGCAAAACGGTATGGTTTTGATCGCAACTCTGTCATATTGCTGGAACAGATCCGTACGTTGGATAAACAACGGTTAACCGACAAAATTACAAAGCTGGACAATGCGATGATGGAGAAAATTGACAAAGCATTGGAAATAAGTTTAGGTCTGAAAGATATGTATGACCATTAG
- the sigB gene encoding RNA polymerase sigma factor SigB yields the protein MTTKSQPHNKGRDEVYQWIEHLQQDPTDEIIQEKVVLAYKDLVESIARKYSKNSTIHEDLVQVGMIGLLAAVKRYDASYGKSFESFAIPTIIGEIKRFIRDKTWSVHVPRRIKELGPKIKKAAEELTTSNQDSPTVREIAEHLGVPEEEVLETMEMGKSYKALSVDRKIEADSDGSTVAILDLVGNSEEGYENVDQRMLLEKILPVLSEREQQILRCTYFDQMSQKETGELLGISQMHVSRLQRRSLRKLREAIQSESAEVLD from the coding sequence ATGACGACCAAATCTCAACCACACAATAAGGGCAGAGATGAGGTCTACCAATGGATCGAACATCTCCAGCAAGACCCGACAGATGAAATAATACAAGAAAAGGTTGTTCTGGCATACAAAGATTTAGTCGAGTCAATTGCCAGAAAATATTCGAAAAACAGTACGATTCATGAAGATCTTGTCCAAGTAGGCATGATTGGTCTGCTGGCCGCCGTCAAAAGATATGACGCATCGTACGGCAAGTCATTCGAATCATTCGCCATTCCTACCATTATCGGAGAGATTAAGCGTTTTATTCGGGACAAGACATGGAGTGTACATGTTCCACGCAGAATCAAAGAACTGGGACCGAAAATTAAGAAAGCTGCCGAAGAACTGACCACTTCAAATCAGGATTCACCGACCGTTCGCGAGATTGCTGAGCACCTTGGTGTACCTGAAGAAGAAGTGCTGGAAACGATGGAGATGGGTAAAAGTTACAAGGCACTTTCCGTAGACCGAAAGATCGAAGCGGATTCTGATGGAAGTACAGTTGCTATCCTTGATCTGGTTGGCAACAGTGAAGAAGGCTATGAAAATGTTGACCAGCGAATGTTACTTGAGAAAATATTACCGGTTTTATCTGAGCGTGAACAGCAAATATTGCGCTGTACGTATTTTGATCAGATGAGCCAAAAGGAAACCGGGGAATTACTTGGTATTTCACAAATGCACGTTTCAAGACTGCAGCGACGTTCTCTGCGTAAACTACGGGAAGCAATCCAGTCCGAGAGCGCGGAGGTTCTTGATTGA
- a CDS encoding RsbT co-antagonist protein RsbRA has product MDEKFKKIAMENSDTIVHMWLDEVGSLKDYNYTSSISEELFESTNREFVNVIFSSIKKQGNSKSLEDFSEKLINLGWPLSYITDGLQVFRRVTIDYILSQSDQVDSAYISNVIKSVDNWVEPIIRQLVNEYSGSWEHIVSLQRVALQELSAPLIPVMDWITIMPLIGTIDTERAKLIMENLLEGVIKHNSEVVLIDITGVPVVDTMVAHHIIQAAEAVRLIGSTCILVGIRPEIAQTIVNLGIDLGKFPTKSSLKKGFRKALEITGRQVVDLDKKYGEIEEMIDSLGGE; this is encoded by the coding sequence ATGGACGAGAAGTTTAAAAAAATCGCTATGGAAAATAGTGATACAATTGTTCATATGTGGCTGGATGAAGTTGGCTCGTTGAAAGATTACAATTATACATCCAGTATCTCGGAAGAATTGTTTGAGAGTACAAATAGAGAGTTTGTCAATGTTATTTTTTCCAGCATTAAGAAACAGGGAAATTCCAAGTCCCTTGAGGATTTTTCTGAAAAACTGATTAATCTTGGCTGGCCGCTCAGTTATATAACGGACGGGCTTCAAGTTTTCCGTCGTGTAACGATTGACTATATTCTCAGCCAATCTGATCAGGTTGATTCAGCATACATATCAAACGTGATCAAAAGTGTTGACAATTGGGTTGAACCGATAATCCGTCAGCTTGTTAATGAGTACTCTGGGAGCTGGGAGCACATCGTTTCCCTGCAACGGGTTGCGCTTCAGGAATTATCAGCGCCATTGATACCGGTTATGGATTGGATTACCATAATGCCGCTGATTGGAACAATTGACACGGAGCGGGCAAAGCTAATTATGGAGAACCTGCTGGAGGGTGTCATTAAGCACAACTCAGAGGTTGTATTAATTGATATTACAGGGGTTCCTGTTGTTGATACAATGGTGGCTCACCATATTATTCAAGCTGCGGAAGCCGTACGTTTGATTGGATCGACATGTATTCTGGTTGGAATTCGTCCTGAGATTGCCCAGACAATTGTTAATTTGGGTATCGATCTTGGCAAATTTCCAACGAAAAGCTCGCTGAAAAAAGGGTTCCGGAAGGCTTTGGAAATAACTGGCAGACAAGTTGTTGATCTGGACAAAAAGTACGGTGAAATTGAAGAAATGATTGATTCCTTAGGTGGGGAGTGA
- a CDS encoding SpoIIE family protein phosphatase, which translates to MTASQKVDVAVFQKAKKGQYYCGDSYFYTETENEFLCVLADGLGSGEFARESSQIVIDIIKSNIHTTVQQLIKRCNEQLTGKRGVVIGILKLDFPSKRYSFSSIGNIGVITIPKNGKKKRNIPNVGYLAGYHRPFKVVSDKLDSEMNFIMFSDGVADSDLSSSLFLNKDAQQIIIDYEHNFGAARKDDTTLIAIRYDE; encoded by the coding sequence TTGACGGCCTCGCAAAAAGTTGATGTAGCTGTTTTTCAGAAAGCAAAGAAAGGTCAGTATTACTGTGGGGACAGCTACTTTTATACCGAGACAGAGAACGAGTTTTTGTGTGTGCTTGCAGATGGCTTGGGAAGCGGTGAATTTGCCCGGGAATCCTCCCAAATTGTCATCGATATTATCAAAAGTAATATTCATACTACGGTCCAACAATTAATCAAACGGTGCAATGAACAATTAACCGGAAAAAGAGGCGTCGTCATCGGCATATTAAAGTTGGATTTTCCGTCAAAACGCTATTCTTTTTCTTCGATTGGGAACATTGGGGTTATAACGATCCCGAAAAACGGCAAAAAAAAGCGCAACATACCAAATGTGGGTTATCTTGCCGGATATCATCGTCCCTTTAAGGTTGTTTCGGATAAACTGGATTCCGAAATGAATTTCATCATGTTTTCGGATGGTGTTGCGGATTCCGATTTGTCCAGCAGCCTTTTTCTGAATAAGGATGCCCAGCAAATCATAATTGATTATGAACATAATTTTGGAGCAGCCAGAAAAGATGATACAACACTAATTGCGATACGTTATGATGAATGA
- a CDS encoding catalase, with protein MSNEKKRLTTASGAPVGDNQNTITAGERGPALIQDVHFLEKMAHFDRERVPERVVHAKGAGAHGVFEVTNDEISKYTKADFLNEKGKQTPMFIRFSTVAGELGSADTVRDPRGFAVKFYTQEGNYDLVGNNTPIFFIRDAIKFPDFIHTQKRNPKTNLKDKNAVWDFWSHSPESLHQITYLHGDRGIPATLRHMNGYGSHTYKWVNKDGEPVWVKYHFISDQGVKGLDVDLADKLAGENPDYHTEDLHNAIDQGDYPSWTLYVQVMPYEEAKDYKWDPFDVTKTWSHKDYPLIEVGKMTLNRNPENYFAEVEQAALSPANLVPGIEASPDKMLQGRLFSYSDTQRYRIGTNHQQLPINRPINNANTSNYQFDGQMRYDNGSRSVNYEPNRYDTEPKEDPNSKINPFEVYGNADSVAYSQKDHYTQPGDLYRLMSTDEKDRLVQNIVDHMKQVDYDDIKLRQIEHFYKADPELGERIAEGLELKVPENVK; from the coding sequence GTGAGTAACGAAAAGAAAAGATTAACTACTGCTTCTGGTGCTCCTGTTGGTGATAATCAGAATACAATCACTGCAGGCGAAAGAGGCCCGGCTTTAATCCAAGATGTTCACTTTTTGGAAAAAATGGCTCATTTTGACAGAGAACGTGTACCGGAACGTGTTGTGCACGCAAAAGGCGCTGGCGCACACGGCGTTTTTGAGGTCACAAATGATGAAATTTCAAAATATACAAAAGCTGACTTTTTAAATGAAAAAGGGAAACAGACACCAATGTTTATCCGGTTCTCAACTGTTGCCGGTGAATTGGGCTCTGCAGACACAGTTCGTGACCCGCGCGGTTTTGCCGTTAAGTTCTATACACAGGAAGGCAACTATGACCTGGTCGGTAACAATACACCGATTTTCTTTATTCGCGATGCTATTAAATTCCCGGATTTCATTCATACACAGAAACGCAATCCAAAAACTAATTTGAAAGATAAAAACGCAGTCTGGGATTTTTGGTCACACTCGCCTGAATCATTGCATCAGATTACTTATTTACATGGGGATCGCGGCATTCCTGCTACACTCCGTCACATGAACGGATATGGAAGCCACACGTACAAATGGGTGAACAAAGACGGTGAACCGGTATGGGTTAAATACCACTTCATCTCTGATCAGGGTGTTAAAGGTCTGGATGTGGATCTTGCTGACAAACTGGCCGGTGAAAACCCTGATTATCATACAGAAGACTTGCATAATGCAATTGATCAAGGTGACTATCCGTCATGGACACTTTATGTACAGGTTATGCCTTATGAGGAAGCAAAAGACTACAAGTGGGATCCATTTGATGTAACAAAAACTTGGTCACATAAGGATTATCCGCTTATTGAAGTAGGTAAAATGACACTTAACCGAAATCCGGAAAACTATTTTGCTGAAGTAGAACAAGCAGCTCTTTCACCAGCTAACCTGGTACCGGGAATTGAAGCTTCTCCGGATAAAATGCTGCAAGGCCGTCTGTTCAGTTATTCGGACACACAGCGTTATCGTATTGGTACAAACCATCAGCAGCTGCCAATTAACCGTCCGATTAACAATGCCAACACATCAAACTATCAATTTGATGGTCAAATGCGTTACGATAATGGCAGCCGCAGTGTGAATTATGAACCAAACCGTTATGATACGGAGCCGAAAGAGGATCCGAATTCAAAAATCAATCCATTTGAAGTATACGGTAATGCAGACAGTGTTGCTTATTCACAAAAAGACCATTACACACAACCAGGTGACCTGTATCGTTTAATGAGCACGGACGAAAAAGATCGTCTCGTCCAAAACATTGTTGACCATATGAAACAGGTTGATTATGATGACATTAAATTGCGTCAAATCGAACATTTCTACAAAGCTGATCCGGAATTAGGCGAACGTATTGCGGAAGGATTAGAGCTGAAAGTACCGGAGAACGTTAAATAG
- a CDS encoding SprT family protein has product MKLLEEQELHQLVHAISIAFFNKPYNDKVTYNHRLRTTGGRYIPAKRLIELNPKYAVEMGEEEVEGIIKHELCHYHLHIEGKGYKHGDPEFKSLLKKTGSPRHCKPLPSTEKNRKYIYKCEKCAQTYKRVRRIDVKKYRCGRCHGRLRMKE; this is encoded by the coding sequence ATGAAATTGTTGGAAGAACAGGAATTGCATCAGCTTGTTCATGCTATTTCGATTGCATTTTTTAATAAACCGTATAATGACAAAGTAACGTATAATCATCGACTTCGTACGACAGGCGGCAGATATATCCCTGCAAAACGCTTAATAGAATTAAACCCAAAGTATGCCGTTGAAATGGGTGAAGAAGAAGTGGAAGGCATTATTAAACATGAATTATGTCATTATCATCTGCATATAGAAGGGAAAGGCTATAAACATGGTGATCCGGAATTTAAAAGCCTTTTGAAAAAGACTGGTTCCCCGAGACATTGCAAACCGCTTCCTTCAACTGAAAAAAACAGGAAATATATTTACAAATGTGAAAAATGCGCACAAACCTATAAACGTGTCAGACGGATTGACGTGAAGAAATATCGCTGTGGGAGGTGCCACGGGAGACTTCGAATGAAAGAATAA
- the rsbW gene encoding anti-sigma B factor RsbW, translating to MEKFDFIEMRVPAKAEYVGVVRLSISGIANRMGFSYEDIEDLKVALSEAITNAVDHAYGEDDGGEITVGFGVYENRLEVMVADHGGSFNLKEIKGGIGPYTHSEPVEDLREGGFGLFLINALMDKVEINNNYGVIVLMTKYLNETEVGLDDDQISTTQ from the coding sequence ATGGAAAAGTTTGATTTTATCGAGATGAGAGTACCTGCTAAAGCGGAATATGTGGGTGTGGTACGCCTGAGTATCTCCGGAATAGCCAATCGAATGGGTTTTTCCTATGAAGACATTGAAGATCTGAAAGTTGCGCTTTCTGAAGCAATTACGAATGCTGTAGACCATGCGTATGGTGAAGATGATGGTGGAGAAATAACTGTCGGGTTTGGTGTGTATGAAAATCGTCTGGAGGTTATGGTTGCGGATCATGGTGGAAGCTTCAACCTGAAGGAAATTAAAGGCGGAATCGGCCCGTATACGCATTCCGAGCCGGTGGAAGATTTGCGTGAAGGCGGGTTCGGACTCTTCCTCATTAATGCGCTAATGGATAAAGTTGAAATCAATAATAATTATGGTGTTATCGTATTAATGACGAAGTATCTCAATGAAACCGAGGTGGGTTTGGATGACGACCAAATCTCAACCACACAATAA
- a CDS encoding STAS domain-containing protein: MRIPILKLHNYLLISIQTEIDDRTAIQFQEDLLDKIHKSGSSGVVIDLTSVEVIDSFIAKVLGDVVTMSDLMGAKVVLTGIQPAVAMTLIDLGIHLNNVPTALDLEQGLIKLHQELGE, translated from the coding sequence ATGCGTATACCTATTTTGAAGTTGCACAACTATTTATTGATTTCTATACAGACAGAAATAGATGATCGTACTGCGATTCAATTCCAGGAAGATCTGTTGGATAAAATTCATAAAAGCGGTTCTTCAGGAGTAGTAATTGACTTAACATCCGTTGAAGTGATTGATTCATTTATTGCAAAGGTCTTGGGTGATGTCGTTACTATGTCAGATCTAATGGGGGCGAAAGTAGTTTTAACCGGGATCCAGCCAGCAGTTGCAATGACGTTAATTGATCTGGGCATACATTTAAATAATGTCCCAACTGCCTTAGATTTGGAACAAGGATTGATAAAACTGCACCAGGAACTGGGGGAATAA
- a CDS encoding Tex family protein has protein sequence MVSTEIENWVAKETDVNAGTVKKVIALMEEGNTVPFIARYRKEMTGGLDEVQIKLIEDKYQYAVNLAERKQEVIRLIDEQGKLTEELEQEITRATQLQRVEDLYRPYKQKRRTKAAKAKEKGLEPLAVLVWEQELRAVRTEAEAYLSDEHELHTVEDVLAGVNDIIAEWISDDPEYREYIRNQTFKRGLMQSEVKDAAKDEKGVYEMYYDYSEAVRSMVSHRVLALNRGEKEDVLKVSIEPPADHVKEYLQKQMITNPSNQETTEIIEGAIEDSYKRLVQPSVEREIRNSLSEKAEEQAIDVFAKNLKNLLLQPPLKGKTVLGVDPAYRTGCKLAVVDETGKVHQVGVIYPTAPKHDTAGAEKTVMNYIKKYGVELIAIGNGTASRETEQFIAGVIKKHTLDIPYIIVNEAGASVYSASKLAREEFPDLQVEERSAASIARRVQDPLAELVKIDPKSIGVGQYQHDVSQKALNASLTFVVETAVNQVGVNVNTASTSLLQYVAGLSKTVANNIVNKRNEEGKFTDRKQLKKIPRLGAKTYEQGIGFLRIPDGENPLDRTPIHPESYDPVKKLLKSIDCQIHDIGSDALRVKLDQLDKKEMAAQLEIGEPTLDDIMSALGRPERDPRDDLPKPLLKQNVLSMEDLESGMEMQGTVRNVVDFGVFVDIGVKQDGLVHISKMAKKFVKHPMDIASVGDVVTVWVEQVDADKGRIALSMVEN, from the coding sequence ATGGTGTCTACTGAAATTGAAAATTGGGTTGCCAAGGAAACAGACGTGAACGCGGGCACTGTCAAAAAAGTTATCGCATTAATGGAAGAAGGGAATACCGTTCCATTTATTGCACGATACCGGAAAGAAATGACAGGTGGTCTTGATGAAGTTCAAATTAAACTGATTGAGGATAAATATCAATATGCAGTAAATCTTGCTGAACGCAAGCAAGAGGTCATTCGTCTGATTGATGAACAAGGCAAACTTACAGAAGAACTGGAGCAGGAGATTACCCGGGCCACACAGCTCCAGCGCGTGGAAGACTTGTACAGGCCATACAAACAAAAACGCCGGACAAAGGCAGCCAAAGCGAAGGAGAAGGGTCTGGAACCACTGGCTGTACTTGTATGGGAACAGGAACTGCGGGCTGTTCGTACAGAAGCTGAGGCGTATTTATCAGATGAACATGAACTGCACACAGTTGAAGACGTACTTGCGGGTGTTAATGATATTATTGCCGAGTGGATATCTGATGACCCGGAATACCGCGAATACATTCGTAATCAGACATTTAAACGCGGATTGATGCAGTCCGAGGTGAAAGATGCAGCGAAAGATGAAAAGGGCGTTTATGAAATGTATTACGATTACAGTGAAGCGGTTCGATCCATGGTTTCCCATCGGGTGCTTGCGTTAAACCGCGGCGAAAAAGAAGATGTGCTGAAAGTTTCCATTGAACCGCCGGCAGATCATGTAAAGGAATACCTGCAAAAACAAATGATTACAAATCCGTCTAATCAAGAAACAACCGAAATTATAGAAGGGGCAATCGAAGACAGTTATAAACGGCTTGTTCAGCCTTCCGTCGAGCGGGAAATTCGCAATAGTTTATCGGAAAAAGCTGAAGAGCAGGCCATTGATGTTTTCGCTAAAAACCTAAAGAACCTGCTGCTTCAGCCGCCGCTTAAAGGGAAAACCGTTCTTGGTGTGGACCCTGCTTATCGGACTGGTTGTAAACTTGCTGTGGTGGATGAGACCGGAAAAGTCCATCAGGTGGGGGTAATATATCCAACAGCTCCGAAACATGATACTGCAGGTGCTGAAAAGACCGTTATGAACTATATTAAAAAATATGGTGTGGAACTCATTGCTATTGGGAATGGAACAGCTTCTCGAGAAACGGAACAGTTTATTGCAGGTGTCATTAAGAAGCATACACTCGATATTCCATATATTATCGTGAACGAAGCCGGGGCAAGTGTCTATTCCGCATCCAAGCTTGCCCGTGAGGAATTTCCTGATTTGCAGGTGGAGGAACGAAGCGCGGCGTCAATTGCCAGAAGGGTCCAGGATCCACTTGCAGAGCTGGTTAAAATTGATCCGAAATCGATTGGTGTCGGACAATATCAGCATGATGTCAGTCAAAAAGCATTGAATGCGTCACTGACATTTGTCGTTGAAACAGCAGTTAACCAAGTTGGCGTAAATGTCAATACGGCTTCAACATCATTGCTGCAGTATGTGGCCGGCTTAAGCAAAACTGTCGCCAATAACATTGTGAACAAGCGAAATGAAGAAGGTAAATTTACAGATCGGAAGCAACTGAAAAAGATTCCAAGACTCGGTGCAAAAACATATGAACAGGGGATTGGATTTTTACGGATTCCAGATGGCGAAAATCCGCTTGACAGAACGCCAATACACCCGGAGAGCTATGATCCAGTGAAAAAGCTGCTGAAGTCCATTGACTGTCAGATTCATGATATTGGTTCGGACGCACTGCGTGTGAAACTTGATCAGCTGGACAAAAAGGAAATGGCTGCACAGCTTGAAATCGGTGAGCCGACTTTGGATGATATTATGAGTGCATTGGGACGGCCGGAGCGCGACCCTCGAGATGATTTGCCGAAACCATTGCTGAAGCAGAATGTATTAAGCATGGAGGATTTGGAATCAGGTATGGAAATGCAGGGGACCGTCCGAAATGTAGTCGATTTTGGTGTTTTTGTTGATATCGGCGTTAAACAGGACGGGCTTGTCCATATTTCCAAAATGGCCAAAAAGTTTGTTAAACACCCGATGGATATTGCGTCAGTTGGTGATGTTGTAACTGTTTGGGTGGAACAGGTTGATGCCGATAAAGGGCGGATTGCATTGTCGATGGTTGAGAATTAA
- a CDS encoding anti-sigma regulatory factor, whose protein sequence is MDLQSCVTIKKEWDIVAARQLGRDIARKTGFGTVDQARIATAISELARNIYLYSGKGTVCFDVIDNLEQKGMCMICTDKGPGIGDISQVMEDGYSTSGGLGAGLPGVKRLMDEFDIKSEEGKGTEIRAIKWVR, encoded by the coding sequence ATGGATCTCCAATCCTGCGTTACGATAAAAAAAGAGTGGGACATTGTTGCTGCTCGTCAGCTTGGAAGAGATATTGCAAGAAAAACCGGTTTTGGGACGGTTGACCAGGCGCGGATTGCAACGGCAATATCCGAATTAGCTCGAAATATTTATTTATATTCCGGTAAGGGAACCGTTTGTTTTGATGTTATTGATAATCTGGAACAAAAAGGAATGTGCATGATTTGCACAGATAAAGGTCCAGGGATAGGGGATATCAGTCAGGTGATGGAAGACGGATATTCAACATCAGGAGGACTCGGTGCAGGGCTGCCTGGTGTAAAACGGTTAATGGATGAATTCGACATTAAGTCGGAAGAAGGAAAAGGTACCGAAATCAGGGCAATTAAGTGGGTTAGATAA